A stretch of the Aegilops tauschii subsp. strangulata cultivar AL8/78 chromosome 4, Aet v6.0, whole genome shotgun sequence genome encodes the following:
- the LOC109756436 gene encoding F-box protein At4g22280 — protein sequence MPPPQEGKRAALACGGDVIGALPDDLLQHVLSFLPAQQAVRTCVLARRWRGLWKSVAGLRITGGQESEVTFVQELREFVNHLLLLRCRAQIDTCELRFAVVSDDDVPRVSLWIRHIILCQVRLLRLDISRDGYGVYFYVDNLPLASQHLTRLELIDTGLNDSFLDFAGCPALEDLVIINGCFVHVRTISSTSLKRLAIADSSFNQHARTRIYAPSLVSLRLEDNWDRTPVLESMPSLKAAFVRFIKESVDRCFYSDSWDCHNEDCQGCYDLQAVNSHDSVLLKGLSEAENLTLIDEHDTFIFRRDLIWCPTFSKLKTLLLNEYWCVPDDFHALACILEHSPFLEFLTLHFFSKGPNHKVEIKGGYNAVESSAAISKHLKAVEVKCNSVNAEVLKILKFLGTLNICFEGEKALAEDIWPFSS from the exons ATGCCTCCGCCGCAAGAGGGCAAGAGGGCCGCTCTGGCCTGCGGCGGGGACGTCATCGGCGCCCTTCCAGACGATCTCCTGCAGCACGTCCTCTCCTTCCTCCCGGCGCAGCAGGCCGTGCGGACCTGCGTGCTCGCCCGGCGCTGGCGCGGCCTCTGGAAATCCGTCGCAGGCCTGCGCATCACCGGTGGCCAGGAGTCGGAGGTGACGTTCGTCCAGGAGCTCCGCGAGTTTGTGAACCACCTTCTGCTCCTTCGCTGTCGAGCGCAAATCGACACGTGTGAGCTCAGGTTCGCTGTGGTCTCCGACGACGACGTGCCCCGTGTGAGCCTCTGGATCCGGCACATTATACTCTGCCAAGTTCGGCTGCTCCGGCTAGATATCTCTCGGGACGGCTATGGTGTTTACTTTTATGTAGACAACCTGCCTCTTGCCTCTCAGCATTTGACGAGGCTAGAGCTTATTGACACAGGGTTAAATGACAGCTTTCTTGATTTTGCCGGCTGTCCGGCGCTGGAAGATCTGGTAATCATCAATGGCTGTTTCGTCCATGTCAGGACGATCTCTTCAACGTCTCTAAAACGCCTGGCCATCGCTGATAGCAGTTTCAATCAGCATGCCCGTACTCGTATTTATGCTCCAAGTCTCGTTTCTCTACGACTAGAGGACAATTGGGACAGGACTCCTGTGCTTGAGAGCATGCCGTCGTTGAAGGCTGCATTCGTCAGATTTATCAAGGAATCTGTGGACAGGTGTTTTTATTCCGACTCTTGGGACTGCCACAATGAGGACTGTCAAGGTTGTTATGATCTACAGGCTGTTAATTCTCATGACTCGGTGCTTCTCAAAGGTTTATCAGAGGCTGAGAATTTGACATTGATAGATGAACATGACACG TTTATTTTCAGAAGGGATTTGATATGGTGCCCTACATTTAGTAAGTTAAAGACTTTGTTACTCAATGAATACTGGTGCGTGCCCGACGACTTCCACGCACTAGCTTGTATTCTTGAACACTCACCATTTCTGGAGTTTCTCACTCTTCATTTCTTTTCCAAG GGACCTAATCATAAAGTGGAAATTAAAGGAGGTTACAATGCAGTGGAGAGCTCAGCTGCAATATCAAAACACCTTAAGGCAGTCGAAGTCAAATGTAACTCTGTTAATGCGGAAGTTCTCAAAATTTTGAAGTTCCTTGGTACACTTAACATAT